In a single window of the Streptomyces sp. NBC_00353 genome:
- the tatC gene encoding twin-arginine translocase subunit TatC, with protein sequence MPTQPAHDAARMSLGEHLRELRNRLIKAVGAILLITVVAALFYKQLIGFLIDPLPGCAPGQPAGAEDAGRCGVISLNGLLSPFTLALKVSITAGVVAASPVWLYQLWAFMAPGLHRDEKKYTLIFLGAGIPLFLTGAAVAYGTLPTTTRVLISFTPDNATNLLPVDDFLDLATRMVLVFGLSFELPVLLVLLNLGGVISARRMANWWRGMLMGIAAFAALATPSTDPLSMLLLATPISLLYLAACAISWCNDRRRQRAGTTGSGGIPDSEASPIDLTPVPLDAPDDISVSRS encoded by the coding sequence ATGCCGACCCAACCAGCACATGACGCCGCGCGTATGTCCCTGGGGGAGCACCTGCGCGAGCTGCGCAACCGCCTGATCAAGGCCGTCGGAGCGATCCTGCTCATCACCGTCGTTGCGGCCCTGTTCTACAAGCAACTGATCGGATTCCTCATCGATCCCCTGCCCGGCTGCGCTCCGGGCCAACCCGCCGGCGCGGAGGACGCGGGCCGCTGCGGCGTGATCTCCCTCAACGGCCTGCTGTCACCCTTCACCCTCGCACTGAAGGTGTCGATCACCGCGGGGGTCGTCGCCGCGAGCCCGGTGTGGCTGTATCAGCTGTGGGCCTTCATGGCACCAGGACTGCACCGCGACGAGAAGAAGTACACACTGATCTTCCTTGGGGCCGGCATCCCCCTGTTCCTGACCGGTGCCGCCGTGGCGTACGGAACCCTGCCCACCACGACACGGGTGCTGATCTCCTTCACCCCGGACAACGCCACCAACCTCCTGCCCGTCGACGACTTCCTCGACCTCGCCACCCGCATGGTCCTCGTCTTCGGCCTCTCCTTCGAACTCCCTGTCCTCCTCGTGCTGCTGAACCTCGGCGGCGTGATCAGCGCACGCCGGATGGCCAACTGGTGGCGCGGCATGCTCATGGGCATCGCCGCCTTCGCGGCGCTCGCCACCCCCAGCACCGACCCACTCAGCATGCTGCTGCTCGCCACCCCCATCAGCCTGCTGTACCTGGCGGCGTGCGCCATCTCCTGGTGCAACGACCGCCGCCGGCAGCGCGCCGGCACCACCGGGTCAGGCGGAATCCCGGACAGCGAGGCATCTCCCATCGACCTCACCCCGGTCCCCCTCGACGCCCCCGACGACATTTCTGTCAGCCGGTCCTGA
- the tatA gene encoding Sec-independent protein translocase subunit TatA has protein sequence MFGRLGAPEIILILVVVVLLFGAKRLPDMARSFGQSLRILKSETKAMQKDDTDEPPTVHAAAAHQLESESRHTAPEATEANASHRR, from the coding sequence ATGTTCGGCAGGCTCGGAGCACCCGAGATCATTCTCATCCTCGTCGTCGTCGTGCTCCTCTTCGGCGCCAAGCGGCTCCCCGATATGGCCCGTTCCTTCGGGCAGTCGCTGCGAATCCTCAAGAGCGAGACCAAAGCCATGCAGAAGGACGACACGGACGAACCCCCGACCGTGCACGCCGCTGCAGCCCACCAGCTCGAGTCCGAGAGCCGGCACACGGCCCCGGAGGCGACCGAGGCAAACGCCTCCCACCGGCGCTGA
- a CDS encoding Sec-independent protein translocase subunit TatB produces MFSDIGPLEVVTLIVLAVILVGPDKLPKMVSDTVRTLRKLREFSQSAQASIRDELPAEFKDLTLEDLNPKTFVAKNLLGDQSLGLGDLTADLGLGDEPLDSARTNTSKGLAKAAAPGPPPAATGHGPMEATGAGHYSLDKNGP; encoded by the coding sequence ATGTTTTCCGACATCGGCCCACTCGAAGTTGTGACGTTGATCGTGCTGGCCGTCATTCTTGTCGGGCCCGACAAGCTCCCCAAGATGGTGTCCGACACCGTGCGGACCCTGCGCAAGCTCCGCGAGTTCTCGCAGAGCGCTCAGGCAAGCATTCGCGACGAACTCCCCGCAGAGTTCAAGGATCTGACGCTTGAGGACCTCAACCCGAAGACCTTTGTGGCCAAGAACCTGCTGGGTGACCAGAGCCTGGGCCTGGGCGACCTGACTGCCGACCTCGGCCTCGGGGACGAACCGCTCGACAGCGCCAGGACCAACACCTCGAAGGGCCTCGCGAAGGCCGCCGCCCCCGGCCCGCCTCCCGCGGCCACCGGCCACGGGCCTATGGAAGCTACCGGCGCGGGGCACTACAGCCTCGACAAGAACGGTCCGTAA
- a CDS encoding alpha/beta fold hydrolase, which yields MNMSPMEPPAQEGPGSTPPSHRARRGFSRRAFVGGAAASAAAAAGVSLVGGLAPSAAAVPAMRRPKGFGSVATAPHLPAGFTKTFKSRFVQAGGLRQHVVIGGEGPPLLLVHGWPQNWYAWRMVMPELARHYTVIAVDQRGIGLTDKPQSGYDTSTLANDLVALMDALGHQRFAVAGHDTGLIIGYALAADHPERVARVALLEVPGPPTVKASPPLFLDEDHNNRLWHIPFNRVNHELTEKLVRGREEIFFGYEFEIQGGQKLPDYAREYYFRLFSDPETLRGGFGLYRAWDAITAQNAKRIEKKLTMPVLAIGGSESWGEAVGGAMKPLANDVQGVVIPGAGHWLAEQAPKELLSELTRFLAPYRRAAGPSR from the coding sequence ATGAACATGTCTCCTATGGAGCCGCCGGCCCAGGAGGGCCCCGGCTCTACGCCGCCGTCGCACCGCGCGCGGCGCGGGTTCTCGCGACGCGCCTTCGTCGGCGGCGCGGCTGCTTCCGCCGCTGCCGCTGCCGGCGTCTCGCTGGTCGGCGGCTTGGCCCCGTCCGCTGCTGCCGTTCCCGCCATGCGCAGGCCGAAGGGCTTCGGCTCGGTCGCCACGGCGCCGCATCTGCCGGCAGGGTTCACCAAGACGTTCAAGAGCCGATTCGTGCAGGCCGGCGGGCTGCGCCAGCACGTGGTCATCGGAGGTGAGGGCCCGCCGCTGCTGCTGGTGCACGGCTGGCCGCAGAACTGGTACGCGTGGCGCATGGTGATGCCGGAGCTGGCCCGCCACTACACGGTCATCGCCGTCGACCAGCGTGGCATCGGCCTCACCGACAAGCCCCAGAGCGGGTACGACACCAGTACCCTCGCCAACGACCTGGTCGCTCTTATGGACGCCCTCGGTCACCAGCGGTTCGCCGTGGCCGGTCACGACACCGGTCTGATCATCGGCTACGCGCTGGCGGCGGATCATCCAGAGCGTGTCGCCCGCGTGGCACTCCTGGAGGTTCCCGGGCCCCCGACCGTGAAGGCCTCGCCGCCCCTGTTCCTCGATGAGGATCACAACAACAGGCTCTGGCACATCCCGTTCAACCGGGTCAACCACGAGCTGACCGAGAAGCTGGTCAGGGGCCGGGAAGAGATCTTCTTCGGCTACGAGTTCGAAATCCAGGGCGGACAGAAGCTGCCCGACTACGCGCGCGAGTACTACTTCCGTCTCTTCTCCGACCCCGAGACCCTGCGTGGCGGCTTCGGTCTCTACCGCGCGTGGGACGCCATCACTGCGCAGAACGCGAAGCGCATCGAGAAGAAGCTGACGATGCCCGTCCTGGCGATCGGCGGATCGGAAAGCTGGGGTGAAGCGGTCGGGGGCGCGATGAAGCCCCTCGCGAACGACGTGCAAGGCGTGGTCATCCCCGGTGCCGGCCACTGGCTCGCCGAGCAGGCCCCCAAGGAGCTGCTGTCGGAACTGACGCGCTTCCTGGCCCCGTACCGGCGCGCCGCCGGCCCGTCCCGCTAG
- a CDS encoding VOC family protein has protein sequence MYMKFEVTMLPVSDVDRAKAFYEQVGFRLDLDKAAGEDFRAVHFTPPGSESSIMFGRGLISAAPGSAQGLYLAVFDIEEARAELVGRGIEVSEVFHDAGGLFFHGHEGGEVTHKVEGQGRIAGLHPDRASYGSFATFSDPDGNGWVLQEIKQRFPGR, from the coding sequence ATGTACATGAAGTTCGAAGTCACCATGCTGCCTGTTTCCGATGTTGATCGGGCCAAGGCCTTCTACGAGCAGGTGGGATTCCGTCTGGATCTCGACAAGGCCGCCGGCGAGGACTTCCGCGCCGTGCACTTCACGCCGCCCGGCTCCGAGAGCTCGATCATGTTCGGCCGGGGGCTGATCTCCGCCGCACCTGGCTCGGCTCAGGGCCTGTACCTCGCCGTCTTCGACATCGAGGAGGCCCGTGCGGAGCTCGTCGGCCGCGGCATCGAGGTGAGTGAGGTGTTCCACGACGCCGGGGGCCTGTTCTTCCATGGCCACGAGGGTGGAGAGGTCACCCACAAGGTCGAGGGGCAGGGGCGGATTGCCGGCCTGCACCCCGACCGCGCCTCCTACGGCTCCTTCGCCACCTTCAGCGACCCGGACGGCAACGGCTGGGTGCTCCAGGAGATCAAGCAGCGCTTCCCCGGCCGCTGA
- a CDS encoding CGNR zinc finger domain-containing protein — protein sequence MPPRTTERSPLTQPPAVDAVLQFVNTHTSGPRQLTERFYNAQTMQAWLLENGLATPTTHVTEADAAGARELRDALITVLLAHSGDRDITPEILAEAEEDLHGIAARYPLVTVVTASGASLATTQTGVPGLFGTVLASITELAQADMWNRLRACRHQPCHFCFFDRTRNGSAAYCGTKCGSRASMRAYRQRKKELAANADLT from the coding sequence ATGCCCCCGCGCACTACCGAGCGCAGCCCGCTGACCCAGCCGCCGGCGGTCGATGCGGTCCTGCAATTCGTCAACACGCACACCTCAGGCCCCCGCCAGCTGACGGAGCGCTTCTACAACGCCCAGACCATGCAGGCATGGCTGCTGGAGAACGGCCTGGCCACGCCGACCACCCACGTCACGGAGGCCGACGCGGCCGGTGCACGCGAGTTGCGCGACGCCTTGATCACCGTGCTGCTAGCTCATTCCGGCGATAGGGACATCACGCCCGAGATCCTCGCCGAGGCCGAGGAAGACCTGCACGGTATCGCCGCCCGGTATCCGCTGGTGACGGTCGTCACCGCCTCGGGGGCGTCCTTGGCGACCACGCAGACCGGCGTCCCCGGGCTGTTCGGCACCGTCCTGGCCAGCATCACCGAACTTGCCCAAGCCGACATGTGGAACAGGTTGCGGGCGTGCCGGCACCAGCCGTGCCACTTCTGCTTCTTCGACCGGACTCGGAACGGCTCTGCCGCCTACTGCGGCACGAAGTGCGGCTCTCGGGCATCCATGCGGGCCTATCGGCAGCGGAAGAAGGAACTGGCTGCCAACGCCGACCTGACCTGA
- a CDS encoding vWA domain-containing protein has product MKTTAGGANGKAGASDPAAEAFAAGLAMVKRNPAFAAVEASVCRKAKCALTPAGGLAAVTSNGTVHLHPNKRADPAEWAWALAHCLLHLGFGHVPAATDDPREQPDRFDLAARCTVVNRFLLTFPIGRPPGHLPESYPGGDEAELAARWRRDGIPAAYELCGTAGGHPDQVLTTWRAWNTSVPDWETAFAHALTRSVSTAMDVAGGRLDRVTGERAPQRPWGRAMNWFVSSYPLLGGLAAGLTVVADAELARAQGISIAAVSSAAGEIYINPLRTFTDEEWRFILAHEMLHAALRHGERRGGRDPFLFNVAADYVVNGWLVQMRVGDMPQGLLYDPDLRDLSAEEVYDRIAVNLRRQRRLATLRGKGAGDILGEALPHAEARPYTDLDDFYRRGLVQGFDLHQYGERGLLPAGLIQEIRALAHPSVPWDAKLARWFDEYVPRPEPVRSYARPARRQASTPDIPRAGRYFPPQETARCTFGVVLDTSGSMNSTLLGKALGAIASYAEARDVPAARVVFCDAAPYDAGYLPPAEIAGRVRVRGRGGTELQPGIDLLQRADDFPPTAPMLVITDGWCDTLRIRREHAFLIPQGASLPFTPHGPVFRLS; this is encoded by the coding sequence ATGAAGACCACGGCAGGCGGGGCAAACGGCAAGGCCGGCGCGTCCGACCCGGCCGCCGAGGCGTTCGCGGCGGGGCTCGCGATGGTCAAGCGGAACCCGGCCTTCGCCGCTGTCGAGGCTTCCGTCTGCAGAAAGGCCAAGTGCGCCTTGACCCCGGCCGGGGGACTGGCCGCCGTCACCTCCAACGGCACCGTCCACCTCCACCCCAACAAGCGGGCGGATCCGGCCGAATGGGCCTGGGCCCTTGCCCACTGCCTGCTGCATCTGGGCTTCGGGCATGTGCCGGCCGCCACGGACGACCCGCGCGAGCAGCCCGACCGGTTCGACCTCGCGGCCCGCTGCACGGTCGTCAACCGCTTTCTGCTCACCTTCCCGATAGGCCGTCCCCCTGGACACCTGCCGGAGTCCTATCCCGGCGGTGACGAGGCAGAGCTCGCCGCCCGCTGGCGCCGCGACGGCATCCCCGCCGCCTATGAGCTCTGCGGCACTGCGGGCGGGCACCCGGACCAGGTCCTCACGACTTGGAGGGCGTGGAACACCTCTGTCCCGGACTGGGAGACCGCCTTCGCGCACGCCCTCACTCGGAGCGTCTCCACCGCCATGGACGTGGCGGGCGGACGCCTCGACCGGGTTACCGGGGAGCGCGCGCCGCAGCGCCCCTGGGGCCGGGCCATGAACTGGTTCGTCTCCTCGTACCCGCTGCTCGGCGGACTCGCCGCGGGCCTCACTGTCGTGGCCGACGCCGAACTGGCCCGTGCGCAGGGCATTTCGATCGCCGCGGTCAGCTCTGCCGCAGGTGAGATCTACATCAACCCACTGCGCACGTTCACCGACGAGGAATGGCGCTTCATCCTCGCCCACGAGATGCTGCACGCCGCGCTGCGCCACGGCGAACGCCGTGGTGGCCGCGACCCGTTCCTCTTCAACGTCGCGGCCGACTACGTCGTCAACGGCTGGCTCGTCCAGATGCGCGTCGGCGACATGCCCCAGGGGCTGCTGTACGACCCGGACCTGCGGGACCTGTCCGCAGAGGAGGTGTACGACCGTATCGCGGTCAACCTGCGCCGACAGCGGCGGCTCGCGACCCTGCGCGGCAAGGGTGCCGGTGACATCCTCGGCGAGGCGCTGCCGCACGCGGAGGCCCGCCCGTACACCGACCTGGACGACTTCTACCGGCGAGGCCTGGTGCAGGGCTTCGATTTGCATCAGTACGGTGAGCGAGGCCTGCTGCCGGCCGGGCTGATCCAGGAGATCCGGGCGCTGGCCCACCCGTCCGTGCCGTGGGATGCGAAGCTTGCCCGCTGGTTCGACGAGTACGTCCCCCGACCGGAGCCCGTACGGTCCTACGCCCGCCCGGCGCGGCGGCAGGCATCGACACCGGACATCCCGCGCGCGGGCCGGTACTTCCCTCCTCAGGAGACGGCCCGCTGCACCTTCGGAGTCGTTCTCGACACCTCCGGCTCGATGAACAGCACCCTGCTCGGCAAGGCACTCGGCGCCATCGCCTCGTACGCGGAGGCACGCGACGTTCCCGCGGCGCGCGTGGTGTTCTGCGACGCGGCACCGTACGACGCCGGCTATCTGCCACCGGCCGAGATCGCGGGCCGGGTTCGGGTGCGCGGCCGTGGCGGTACCGAACTGCAGCCGGGCATCGACCTGTTGCAGAGGGCCGACGACTTCCCGCCGACGGCCCCGATGCTCGTCATCACTGACGGCTGGTGCGACACCCTGCGGATCCGGCGCGAGCACGCCTTCCTGATTCCGCAGGGTGCCTCTCTGCCGTTCACACCGCACGGCCCGGTGTTCCGGTTGAGCTGA
- a CDS encoding ATP-binding protein yields the protein MQAAVTVTPAQIPDLLLGLATVRPVFLWGAPGIGKSSLVRGFAESLGLECVSLLGTQLAPEDLIGVPQIRDGRSVFCPPESIARDEPYCLFLDELNAATPDVQKAFYSLILDRRIGSYELPAGSIVIGAGNRATDNALARPIASALVNRLTHVHLRASAADWLVWAGENGIHPWVTDYLIDRPDHLWSQPPKTEEPFSTPRSWHMLSDALHSFGPDIDEETLKVIVHGTLTPAHAVSFCGYAKIVRHTFGIEAILKGDASWPARLEDRDLLYYLAEAFRGRLVKELPRQKEHVSASMRQTSYRAKSLLVQLAEISVEVAQTVIADDADGQPVLPAWFLVEAARDMPRLVEARR from the coding sequence GTGCAGGCTGCCGTCACCGTCACTCCCGCCCAGATTCCAGACCTGCTGCTCGGGCTCGCCACCGTGCGGCCCGTGTTCCTGTGGGGAGCGCCCGGCATCGGCAAGTCGTCGCTCGTACGCGGCTTCGCCGAGTCGCTGGGACTGGAGTGCGTCAGTCTTCTCGGGACGCAGCTCGCACCGGAGGACCTGATCGGCGTGCCGCAGATCCGTGACGGGCGATCCGTGTTCTGCCCGCCGGAGAGCATCGCCCGCGACGAACCGTACTGCCTCTTCCTCGACGAGCTGAACGCCGCCACCCCCGACGTCCAGAAGGCCTTCTACTCGCTGATCCTGGACCGGCGGATCGGCTCGTACGAGCTCCCCGCCGGCTCGATCGTCATCGGGGCCGGCAACCGCGCCACGGACAACGCGCTGGCCAGGCCCATCGCGTCCGCTCTGGTCAACCGGCTCACCCATGTCCATCTGCGGGCATCGGCAGCGGACTGGCTGGTCTGGGCGGGGGAGAACGGCATCCACCCCTGGGTGACGGACTACCTCATCGACCGTCCCGACCACCTGTGGTCGCAGCCGCCCAAGACTGAGGAGCCGTTCTCCACGCCCCGCTCCTGGCACATGCTCTCCGACGCCCTGCACTCCTTCGGACCGGACATCGATGAGGAGACGCTGAAGGTGATCGTGCACGGCACGCTGACGCCGGCACATGCCGTCTCCTTCTGCGGCTACGCGAAGATCGTGCGCCATACCTTCGGCATCGAAGCGATCCTCAAGGGCGACGCTTCCTGGCCAGCCCGGCTCGAGGACCGTGACCTCCTTTACTACCTGGCCGAGGCGTTCCGCGGACGGCTGGTGAAGGAGCTGCCACGGCAGAAGGAGCACGTCTCGGCGTCGATGCGGCAGACCTCCTACCGGGCCAAGTCGCTGCTCGTGCAGCTTGCCGAGATCTCGGTCGAGGTCGCGCAGACTGTCATCGCGGACGACGCCGACGGACAGCCGGTACTGCCCGCCTGGTTCCTCGTCGAGGCGGCACGTGACATGCCCAGGCTGGTCGAGGCCCGGCGATGA
- a CDS encoding PASTA domain-containing protein — translation MSETSVQRLLRNDSRTVQVAAHEAVGLPTREAETLLRVLGDGESVLALYRRDTGHAALTEDALILLDGNAATRVPRPLAVLRPAYGSPRRVDVSVDGRSASLWGSRIDVSGDLLLRTGRLVPGPLTGDSRIGAVVAGESVSLSDVGKKALLDELESGEFVRALYHDGWGYAALTGKGLILLRNILSPKAIRVTEPLRIFRGTYGLFDSVEILVDGKQRKLHGSKLDPKGKLLEAAGELLPPGSPLRPGRGTRILTWVRRHPVLMSVAVAVLFFTGAGSGGGAGTGSGEKEAAAEARADRSLTVPEFEGFSLSAAVAEAGDHSWLRVSAADASSAFRPVTGTEADWRVCFQMPARGETVRPSVRTLTLYAVPEREECPTQLLGTRRIGMPDLVGERFDDASSALGELGLARTVPLHAHTGKQLDGEAPDLAAWQVCRQQPESGTEVSTWTRVSLWLIGPGDPCTAPSSSPKPKPKPKPQPKPKADPEPSYGTSGGGTTGGSTGGGSTGGSSSTGGGTTGGGSSGSSGGGSSQGGARFGQSCSPVGATATTVDGRPAKCYMGKDGLARWGYYSG, via the coding sequence ATGTCCGAGACTTCCGTGCAGCGTCTCCTGCGAAACGACTCACGCACCGTGCAGGTGGCGGCCCATGAGGCCGTGGGGCTCCCGACCCGTGAAGCGGAGACTCTGCTCCGTGTCCTCGGGGACGGGGAGTCGGTTCTGGCCCTGTACCGCCGGGACACAGGGCACGCGGCGCTCACCGAGGACGCCCTCATTCTCCTGGACGGGAATGCTGCGACGCGTGTTCCGAGGCCCTTGGCGGTACTGCGCCCCGCGTACGGCTCTCCGCGGCGCGTGGACGTGTCCGTGGACGGCCGGAGTGCAAGCCTGTGGGGCTCGCGGATCGACGTGTCCGGCGATCTGCTCCTGCGCACCGGGAGGCTCGTGCCCGGGCCTCTGACCGGCGACTCGCGCATCGGCGCGGTCGTGGCCGGCGAGTCCGTCTCGCTTTCCGACGTCGGCAAGAAGGCACTGCTCGACGAGCTGGAATCCGGGGAGTTCGTCCGGGCCCTGTACCACGACGGCTGGGGATACGCAGCGCTGACCGGGAAGGGTCTTATTCTCCTCCGGAACATCCTGTCGCCCAAGGCGATCCGAGTGACGGAGCCGCTGAGGATCTTCCGTGGCACGTATGGCCTGTTCGACTCCGTCGAGATCCTTGTCGACGGGAAGCAACGCAAGCTGCACGGCTCGAAGCTCGACCCGAAGGGGAAGCTCCTCGAAGCCGCGGGGGAACTCCTGCCTCCCGGCTCTCCCTTGCGTCCCGGTCGCGGGACGCGGATCCTGACGTGGGTGCGCCGGCATCCTGTCCTGATGTCCGTGGCGGTGGCCGTACTGTTCTTCACCGGTGCCGGTTCCGGTGGGGGAGCGGGCACGGGGTCCGGCGAGAAGGAGGCCGCGGCGGAGGCGCGTGCGGACCGCAGCCTGACCGTCCCCGAATTCGAAGGGTTCTCCCTGTCGGCAGCCGTGGCGGAGGCCGGCGACCATTCGTGGCTGCGCGTGTCGGCAGCCGATGCCTCCTCCGCCTTCCGGCCGGTGACGGGCACTGAGGCGGACTGGCGGGTCTGCTTCCAGATGCCCGCCCGCGGCGAGACGGTCCGTCCGTCCGTCAGGACACTGACTCTGTACGCGGTCCCGGAGCGGGAGGAGTGCCCGACGCAGCTGCTCGGCACGCGCCGGATCGGCATGCCGGACCTGGTCGGCGAACGGTTCGACGATGCCTCGAGTGCCCTGGGCGAGCTCGGCCTCGCTCGCACGGTCCCTCTCCACGCCCATACCGGCAAGCAACTGGACGGCGAGGCACCTGACCTGGCCGCCTGGCAGGTGTGCCGGCAACAGCCGGAATCCGGCACCGAAGTCTCGACGTGGACGCGGGTCTCCCTGTGGCTGATCGGCCCCGGTGACCCGTGCACCGCACCCAGCTCGAGTCCCAAGCCGAAGCCCAAGCCGAAGCCCCAACCAAAGCCCAAGGCCGACCCCGAGCCCTCGTACGGCACTTCGGGCGGCGGCACCACGGGAGGCAGCACCGGCGGAGGCAGTACCGGTGGCAGCTCGTCGACCGGTGGAGGCACCACCGGCGGCGGATCCTCCGGCAGTTCGGGCGGCGGCAGCAGCCAGGGGGGCGCCCGGTTCGGGCAGTCCTGCTCCCCGGTGGGCGCCACCGCGACGACCGTCGACGGGCGGCCCGCGAAGTGCTACATGGGCAAGGACGGCCTGGCCCGCTGGGGTTACTACTCGGGATGA
- a CDS encoding SDR family oxidoreductase yields the protein MDLTGRTVVVTGAGRGFGRALALKAGRLGARVFVSARSLAAAQGVADEVATDSGAKIDAFACDLADPASIRAFADGITAHADRVDVLINNGARYLEGPDLWDATDDAITDTIASGATGTVLTVKHFLPLLRASVGADVVNLVSSAAEARNHRSQAHPAFYAAKAAQSGFADILSHRLRPESIRVISLYPPDFMDGDPLHSTWDHASRTAGDPLTAQSVLDCVLFAIGQPRDCFIRSFHFEQM from the coding sequence GTGGATCTCACTGGACGCACGGTGGTGGTTACCGGGGCCGGGCGTGGATTCGGGCGAGCGTTGGCCTTGAAGGCAGGTCGGTTGGGGGCGCGCGTGTTCGTGTCCGCGCGTTCTCTGGCTGCGGCCCAGGGAGTGGCCGATGAGGTGGCGACCGACAGTGGGGCGAAAATTGACGCGTTCGCCTGCGATCTGGCTGACCCGGCCTCCATACGGGCCTTCGCGGATGGAATCACCGCCCACGCCGACCGGGTGGATGTTCTGATCAACAATGGCGCCCGCTACCTGGAAGGTCCCGATCTGTGGGACGCCACCGACGACGCGATCACCGACACCATCGCCTCCGGAGCCACCGGCACAGTGCTGACGGTCAAACACTTCCTCCCGCTGCTACGCGCCTCTGTTGGTGCGGACGTGGTCAACCTGGTCTCCTCGGCCGCGGAAGCCCGAAACCACCGCTCCCAGGCACACCCCGCGTTCTACGCGGCCAAAGCCGCGCAGTCCGGCTTCGCCGACATCCTCTCCCACCGACTCCGCCCTGAGAGCATCCGTGTCATCTCGCTCTACCCGCCGGACTTCATGGACGGCGACCCACTCCACTCCACCTGGGATCACGCTTCCCGGACTGCAGGCGACCCGCTGACCGCCCAATCCGTGCTCGACTGCGTCCTGTTCGCGATCGGCCAGCCGCGAGACTGCTTCATCCGCTCCTTCCACTTCGAGCAGATGTAG
- a CDS encoding DUF6924 domain-containing protein, which produces MRTLPAVTGRDEFDALVVRTDYQDDQAWQDVAAALMEPAGDRQYEAHVHFIDDPAWAGATVDEVLTVVSADHDLAVVFLADRTTMQAESHALLAVTTMTREECVDDEDYEQLTEFGREFRTLPAGIHDVHANLSIGNLGFEEYAAWAHDDPERIYRSF; this is translated from the coding sequence ATGAGAACGTTGCCCGCCGTCACCGGCCGTGATGAGTTCGATGCCCTGGTCGTCAGGACGGACTACCAGGACGACCAGGCGTGGCAGGACGTGGCGGCGGCGCTGATGGAGCCGGCGGGGGACAGGCAGTACGAGGCACACGTCCACTTCATAGACGATCCGGCCTGGGCAGGGGCGACCGTTGACGAGGTGCTGACTGTGGTCAGCGCCGACCACGACCTGGCAGTTGTCTTTCTCGCCGACCGGACAACTATGCAGGCCGAAAGCCACGCGTTGCTGGCGGTCACCACGATGACGCGGGAGGAGTGCGTGGACGATGAGGACTACGAGCAGCTGACCGAGTTCGGCCGCGAGTTCCGCACCCTCCCCGCAGGGATCCACGACGTCCACGCGAACCTGAGCATCGGCAACCTGGGCTTTGAGGAGTACGCGGCATGGGCTCACGACGATCCCGAGAGGATCTACCGGTCCTTCTGA
- a CDS encoding tetratricopeptide repeat protein yields the protein MQLDEGRRAAEAGDWVAAGHAFVRAAMEGSTEGAELAVRVTVELVPLADGGSAEAAALLAGIYLEYFDESALPMAVRYARAAAEAGLPAGQRTYGHMLVMGLGVAEDRARAAELFRAASEGGDAYAVFNLAQLVDDPDESLRLLEAAAREGIVAAGALLADRLSALDRDEEALGWYVWAAERGHTGAMNAAACWYRDGFGTTPDPVQAVRWFFVMLAHGDGNGIHEAIQLAKAGTLDEEQIRDAGRLAGDPGAAEALIGTALGGGRT from the coding sequence ATGCAACTGGACGAGGGCCGAAGGGCAGCCGAGGCCGGGGACTGGGTAGCTGCGGGGCACGCCTTCGTCCGGGCCGCAATGGAGGGCAGTACGGAGGGCGCCGAGCTGGCGGTCCGGGTGACCGTCGAGCTTGTACCGCTGGCCGATGGTGGGTCGGCGGAGGCCGCCGCGCTGCTCGCCGGGATCTACTTGGAGTACTTCGACGAGTCGGCCCTGCCCATGGCTGTGCGTTATGCCCGTGCGGCGGCCGAGGCCGGCCTTCCGGCGGGGCAGCGCACCTATGGGCACATGTTGGTGATGGGTCTGGGCGTCGCAGAGGACCGCGCGCGTGCCGCCGAGCTATTCCGGGCGGCCTCCGAGGGCGGGGACGCCTACGCCGTGTTCAACCTTGCCCAGCTGGTCGACGACCCTGACGAGTCCCTGCGGCTGTTGGAGGCTGCCGCACGCGAGGGGATCGTCGCCGCCGGTGCCCTCCTCGCCGACCGGCTGTCCGCTCTGGACCGGGACGAGGAGGCGCTGGGGTGGTACGTCTGGGCGGCCGAGCGCGGGCATACGGGGGCGATGAACGCCGCCGCCTGCTGGTACCGCGACGGCTTTGGCACCACGCCGGACCCGGTGCAGGCAGTGCGCTGGTTCTTCGTCATGCTCGCCCACGGCGACGGAAACGGTATCCATGAGGCGATCCAGCTGGCGAAGGCCGGGACACTGGACGAGGAGCAGATCCGCGACGCCGGGCGGCTCGCCGGCGATCCTGGGGCGGCGGAGGCCCTGATCGGCACGGCTCTGGGCGGCGGCCGAACCTGA
- a CDS encoding CsbD family protein: MAANEKTQAKTEQAKGKIKEAAGRTVGNERLTAEGRIDQAKGDARTAKEKAKDAFKH, encoded by the coding sequence ATGGCTGCCAATGAGAAGACCCAGGCCAAGACCGAGCAGGCCAAGGGCAAGATCAAGGAAGCCGCCGGCCGCACCGTAGGCAACGAGCGCCTCACCGCCGAAGGCCGTATCGACCAGGCCAAGGGCGACGCCCGCACAGCCAAGGAGAAGGCAAAGGACGCCTTCAAGCACTGA